One part of the Bacillota bacterium genome encodes these proteins:
- a CDS encoding DUF4330 domain-containing protein, protein MTFIDSKGRIFGKVNIIDLLVVVLIVTAAYGFWHTHVGSKQLAALRGKTGPVEVTFLVANVRPATVNAIKSGDRVNDSKTNTYLGEVTAVRAEPAEIAVTGPDGRIYESTSQIRKDVWVTIVGPGRVSPNVITLGSTEVRIGAQIALKSNIFAVQSTVMAIKLPE, encoded by the coding sequence GTGACGTTCATTGACTCGAAGGGAAGGATATTCGGGAAGGTCAACATAATCGACCTCCTCGTGGTCGTGCTGATCGTCACCGCCGCGTACGGGTTCTGGCACACGCACGTGGGCTCGAAGCAGCTCGCCGCGCTCAGGGGCAAGACCGGCCCCGTCGAGGTCACGTTCCTGGTGGCCAACGTCAGGCCCGCAACGGTCAACGCGATCAAGTCAGGCGACAGGGTGAACGACAGCAAGACCAACACGTACCTCGGTGAAGTCACCGCCGTGCGGGCAGAGCCCGCGGAGATCGCTGTGACTGGTCCCGACGGGCGCATATACGAATCCACTTCCCAGATTCGTAAGGACGTCTGGGTCACCATAGTGGGTCCCGGTCGTGTTTCGCCCAACGTAATCACGCTCGGCTCGACCGAGGTGCGGATAGGCGCCCAGATCGCGCTCAAATCCAACATATTTGCGGTCCAGTCCACCGTCATGGCAATCAAGCTACCGGAATGA
- a CDS encoding glycosyltransferase, with translation MRVLHVSSDYTLGGASRYLLTLFKQPAFSSIDATVACPEGGPLWDELRGLGVKVDGFPQRDRSLDPALTFRLLGLIRKNRFDIVHTHASLSARVASRLARGPNIVVTRHTLLPPAIPPRSPLGHVRRAVKCAIVGTTQALLADRFIAVSEAVRHALLAEGIPEDMIETIHNGVDVAELEREAGRGGGLSTIAGMAGPAWAPGSPVVGTVGRLSHEKGHEIFVRAAPHVLSAVPSALFVIVGHGGERERLEVLARGLGVAGRFVFAGYQDNATSWMSAFDVFVMPSLGEGLGIALLEAMALRKPVVASNTGGIPEVVQDGANGLLVSPGDPLHLAVAVTRLLRDGPLATRIAAAGRESVLERFSAAAMAERTAAVYTRLSGMRGAAPRRAPQGR, from the coding sequence ATGAGAGTACTGCACGTCTCCAGCGACTACACCCTGGGCGGGGCGAGCAGGTACCTGCTCACGTTGTTCAAGCAGCCCGCCTTCTCGAGCATCGATGCCACGGTCGCTTGCCCCGAAGGCGGCCCGTTGTGGGACGAACTCCGGGGGCTCGGCGTGAAAGTAGACGGGTTCCCCCAGAGGGACAGGTCACTCGACCCGGCTCTCACGTTCCGCCTCCTCGGCCTCATCAGGAAGAACCGGTTCGACATCGTCCACACTCACGCCAGCCTGTCGGCGAGGGTCGCCTCCAGGCTGGCCCGCGGACCGAACATCGTCGTGACCCGCCATACCTTGCTGCCGCCCGCAATTCCGCCGCGGTCGCCGCTCGGCCACGTGAGAAGGGCGGTAAAATGCGCAATCGTGGGCACGACCCAGGCGCTCCTGGCTGACCGGTTCATCGCCGTGTCGGAGGCGGTCCGGCATGCCCTACTCGCTGAAGGTATCCCCGAAGACATGATAGAAACGATACATAACGGGGTCGACGTGGCTGAGCTCGAGCGCGAGGCAGGACGCGGTGGCGGGCTATCCACCATCGCCGGCATGGCGGGTCCAGCGTGGGCGCCGGGTTCACCCGTCGTGGGCACGGTGGGACGGCTCTCGCACGAGAAAGGCCACGAGATCTTCGTTCGCGCCGCGCCGCACGTCCTTTCCGCGGTCCCGTCCGCCCTGTTCGTAATCGTCGGGCACGGCGGTGAGCGGGAGAGACTCGAGGTCTTGGCCCGCGGGCTCGGCGTCGCCGGGCGCTTTGTCTTCGCCGGATACCAGGATAACGCCACCAGCTGGATGAGCGCGTTCGACGTGTTCGTGATGCCCTCGCTCGGCGAGGGACTCGGGATCGCGTTGCTCGAAGCGATGGCCCTGCGCAAACCCGTCGTGGCGTCGAACACGGGAGGCATACCGGAGGTGGTGCAGGACGGCGCGAACGGCCTCCTCGTGTCACCCGGCGACCCGCTCCACCTCGCGGTGGCCGTCACCAGGCTCCTGAGAGACGGGCCCCTCGCCACGCGAATCGCCGCCGCGGGGCGCGAGAGCGTGTTGGAGAGGTTCAGCGCCGCGGCGATGGCGGAGAGGACGGCCGCCGTCTATACGCGGCTATCTGGCATGCGAGGCGCGGCCCCACGCCGCGCCCCACAAGGCAGGTGA
- the csaB gene encoding polysaccharide pyruvyl transferase CsaB gives MPRLAIAGYYGFGNTGDEAILESTILALRSQIPGAEFSVLTNDPEGTRAAHGVNVVPRLSPLAVARALRESDLLVFGGGSLLQDATSLRSLLYYLSVLLSAQALGKPTMVYANGIGPVNSRAGRMATRLVLNRVSAMTLRDDDSARQVRMLGITRPRVKVTADPAFALQPAGASAARSILETEGITPGTCRLVGVSLRPWKSSPHLPEVMAAACDAIHESLGATVVLIPMQHTHDAPLAGSVQALARRPVAVLRRRCTPRELMACVGLMDAVVGMRLHSLIFAVAMAVPAAGISYDPKVEAFLNAVGCPSLGGPNEVTAASMCELVKYLLDNSAAIKYRLSASRQQLRELALENARIARSLLHKIG, from the coding sequence TTGCCGAGGCTGGCGATAGCCGGCTATTACGGTTTCGGCAACACCGGAGATGAAGCCATCCTTGAATCGACGATACTCGCGCTAAGGTCCCAGATCCCGGGGGCTGAATTCTCGGTGCTGACGAATGACCCCGAGGGTACGCGCGCGGCGCACGGTGTGAACGTGGTCCCGCGCCTCTCGCCTCTTGCGGTCGCGCGCGCCCTGCGCGAGTCCGACCTCCTCGTGTTCGGGGGCGGCAGCCTCCTGCAGGACGCCACCAGCCTCAGGTCACTCCTGTATTACCTGTCCGTCCTGCTGTCCGCGCAGGCGCTCGGGAAACCCACCATGGTGTACGCCAACGGTATCGGCCCTGTGAACTCCAGGGCCGGCAGGATGGCAACTCGACTGGTCCTCAACCGCGTTTCGGCGATGACACTCAGGGACGACGACTCGGCGCGACAGGTCCGCATGCTGGGTATCACCCGCCCCAGGGTCAAGGTCACCGCCGACCCGGCGTTCGCGTTGCAGCCCGCCGGCGCCTCGGCTGCACGGTCGATACTCGAGACCGAAGGAATCACACCCGGGACGTGCCGGCTTGTAGGAGTATCGCTGAGACCCTGGAAATCCTCACCCCACCTCCCGGAGGTCATGGCGGCCGCGTGCGACGCGATCCATGAATCGCTGGGCGCAACCGTCGTACTCATACCGATGCAGCACACCCACGACGCTCCACTCGCGGGATCGGTGCAGGCCCTCGCGCGGCGTCCTGTTGCAGTGCTGAGGCGCAGGTGCACGCCGCGGGAGCTCATGGCATGCGTGGGGCTTATGGATGCCGTCGTGGGGATGAGACTCCACTCGCTGATATTCGCGGTGGCCATGGCCGTGCCGGCTGCGGGGATCTCGTACGACCCGAAAGTCGAAGCGTTCCTTAACGCGGTGGGCTGTCCCAGCCTGGGGGGGCCAAACGAGGTTACGGCCGCATCGATGTGCGAGTTGGTAAAATACCTGCTAGATAACTCGGCAGCCATAAAGTACAGGCTGTCCGCAAGCCGCCAGCAACTCCGCGAGCTCGCACTGGAAAACGCGCGGATAGCACGCTCGCTGCTCCACAAAATCGGATAG